From the genome of Candidatus Polarisedimenticolia bacterium, one region includes:
- a CDS encoding TIGR00266 family protein: protein MNIEIKYQPAYSLAIVKLNPEESIQAEAGAMVSMSSNMTVETAMKGGVLGAITRSVLGGETLFANTFTSKGAPGEITLAPSLPGDIGTLQMTGGTLYVQSGSFLAGAPNLNLDLKWGGAKTFFGSEGLFLLRASGTGPIILCSYGAIHKVSLDGSRSYLCDTGHVVAFTEGLSFDVRRVGGWKSTLLSGEGLVCEFRGAGDLYMQTRSTQAFLSWLIPRIPGRSGGGGGNAASGILGNILRGD from the coding sequence ATGAACATCGAGATCAAGTACCAGCCTGCGTATTCCCTCGCTATCGTCAAGCTCAACCCGGAAGAATCGATCCAGGCGGAGGCGGGAGCCATGGTGAGCATGAGCTCCAACATGACCGTCGAGACCGCCATGAAGGGGGGCGTCTTGGGGGCGATCACCCGATCGGTCCTGGGGGGCGAGACGCTGTTCGCCAACACCTTCACCTCCAAAGGAGCCCCGGGCGAGATCACGCTGGCCCCGTCGCTCCCCGGCGACATCGGAACGCTGCAGATGACCGGCGGCACCCTCTACGTGCAGTCGGGATCGTTCCTGGCCGGCGCGCCGAACCTGAACCTGGACCTCAAGTGGGGCGGTGCGAAGACCTTCTTCGGCTCGGAAGGACTGTTCCTGCTGCGCGCCTCCGGGACGGGACCGATCATCCTCTGCTCCTACGGCGCCATCCACAAGGTGTCCCTCGACGGCAGCCGCAGCTACCTGTGCGACACCGGCCACGTGGTCGCCTTCACCGAAGGCCTGTCGTTCGACGTGCGGCGCGTGGGGGGCTGGAAGTCGACGCTGCTGTCGGGCGAGGGGCTGGTCTGCGAGTTCCGCGGCGCCGGCGATCTCTACATGCAGACCCGCTCCACCCAGGCCTTCCTGTCGTGGCTCATCCCGAGGATTCCCGGGCGGAGCGGCGGAGGAGGAGGCAACGCCGCCAGCGGCATCCTGGGGAACATCCTGCGCGGCGACTGA
- a CDS encoding putative metal-binding motif-containing protein, giving the protein DEIVDADTDGFTNCGGDCNDSNPAVHPGATDVCNGVDDDCDNAVDEGMPDADGDGFDACADCNDAAPSVHPGAVEVCNAVDDNCSGTADEGFPDSDADGSADCADCQDFDPSIYPGAAEVCNQIDDNCNELIDEGFDQDGDGFSVCNADCNDADPSVWDMPVEVFDLTLTSVMPADPSWVDLGPFIGPGTVYDLVSGPLTTTAGLNLPSASCLQTGGPSSYQDSRPNPLPGAGFWYLARARNSCGVGTYGFSSSAVERVIPACP; this is encoded by the coding sequence GATGAGATCGTCGACGCCGATACGGACGGCTTCACCAACTGCGGTGGAGATTGCAACGACTCCAACCCTGCCGTGCATCCCGGCGCGACGGACGTGTGCAACGGGGTCGACGACGATTGCGACAACGCGGTCGACGAAGGCATGCCCGACGCGGACGGCGATGGTTTCGATGCCTGCGCCGATTGCAACGACGCCGCGCCATCGGTTCATCCAGGCGCCGTGGAGGTCTGCAACGCGGTGGACGACAACTGCAGCGGCACGGCCGACGAAGGATTCCCGGATTCCGACGCGGACGGCTCCGCGGACTGCGCGGACTGCCAGGACTTCGATCCTTCCATCTACCCCGGCGCGGCCGAAGTCTGCAACCAGATCGATGACAACTGCAACGAGCTGATCGACGAAGGCTTCGACCAGGACGGAGATGGCTTCTCTGTTTGCAATGCCGATTGCAACGATGCCGATCCGAGTGTCTGGGACATGCCGGTCGAGGTTTTCGACCTGACGCTGACTTCCGTCATGCCGGCCGATCCATCCTGGGTCGACCTGGGTCCCTTCATCGGCCCCGGCACGGTCTACGACCTCGTTTCGGGCCCGCTCACCACCACGGCCGGCTTGAACCTGCCATCGGCTTCGTGCCTGCAGACCGGTGGCCCGAGCTCGTATCAGGATTCCCGGCCGAACCCCTTGCCCGGCGCGGGATTCTGGTACCTCGCGCGCGCCCGCAACTCGTGTGGAGTTGGAACCTATGGGTTTTCGAGCAGTGCCGTCGAGAGAGTGATTCCCGCCTGTCCGTAG
- a CDS encoding SAM-dependent methyltransferase — MSPSRPVLESITDTARWVAMYRAMESDRPDAHFRDPYARLLAGARGEEILRRLPRAKSFAWPMIVRTTVFDELILRCVERDGADLVLNLAAGLDTRPFRLPLPPTLRWVEVDLPEMLDYKEPKLSGERPHCVREAVRLDLRNRAARRALFGRLGDPLRRGLVLSEGLLVYLAEQEVAKLAEDLHAQPALRWWLLDLASPVLLKRLQKVYGRVMQDAATRMQFGPAEGTDFFRPYGWREVEFRSMWVEAHRLKREMPWAPIFRLMARFAGPERREIFRRMGATVLLERVD, encoded by the coding sequence ATGAGTCCTTCCCGTCCCGTCCTCGAGAGCATCACCGACACGGCCCGCTGGGTGGCCATGTACCGGGCGATGGAATCGGATCGCCCCGACGCCCACTTCCGCGATCCCTACGCCCGGCTCCTCGCCGGCGCGCGCGGCGAGGAGATCCTCCGCCGCCTCCCCCGCGCGAAATCGTTCGCCTGGCCGATGATCGTCCGCACGACGGTCTTCGACGAGCTGATCCTGCGCTGCGTGGAGCGCGATGGCGCCGACCTGGTGCTCAATCTCGCGGCCGGCTTGGACACCCGCCCCTTCCGCCTTCCCCTCCCGCCGACACTGCGGTGGGTGGAGGTCGACCTCCCCGAGATGCTCGATTACAAGGAGCCGAAGCTATCCGGCGAGAGGCCTCACTGCGTGCGTGAGGCGGTGCGGCTCGACCTGCGCAACCGGGCGGCGCGCCGGGCGCTGTTCGGACGGCTCGGCGATCCGCTGCGGCGCGGCCTCGTCCTGTCCGAGGGGCTGCTCGTCTACCTCGCGGAGCAGGAGGTGGCAAAGCTGGCGGAGGATCTCCACGCGCAGCCGGCTTTGCGCTGGTGGCTCCTCGATCTCGCCTCGCCCGTGCTGCTCAAGAGGCTGCAGAAGGTCTACGGCCGGGTCATGCAGGACGCCGCGACGCGCATGCAGTTCGGGCCCGCCGAAGGGACCGACTTCTTCCGCCCTTACGGCTGGCGGGAGGTGGAGTTCCGCAGCATGTGGGTGGAGGCCCACCGCCTCAAGCGCGAAATGCCCTGGGCCCCGATCTTCCGTCTGATGGCCCGCTTCGCCGGCCCCGAGCGCCGCGAGATCTTCCGTCGCATGGGCGCCACCGTCCTGCTCGAGCGCGTCGACTGA